One window from the genome of Garra rufa chromosome 1, GarRuf1.0, whole genome shotgun sequence encodes:
- the LOC141329358 gene encoding uncharacterized protein: MVFVKEETEENISELETWRIKQEEPEPWKIKCEEPEPQRIKQEEKEEWIEENEETEELSKVEGKNHSKTREKPLTCSRTKQKELVKRRAKKYVTCTRCGNTFTSKTSLERHMRLHTGEKPFTCDQCGKSFAQIANLKVHMYIHTGEKPYQCSHCEKRFRNSEHLKTHERIHTGEKPYTCDQCGRSFANSSTLKKHMNIHTRENLYPCDQCSKTFFWNSGLQRHLTVHTQEKRPLCYVCGKSFSSLQTLQGHQKIHTGVRDYMCFECKKTFISASHLKLHERIHTGEKPYVCSHCDKRFIHSGKLKTHERTHTGEKPYQCSHCNKRFGQSSTLKTHERIHTGEKPYHCTECGKSFSCSSSLHRHTKNNHSRSSSDPVLFS, encoded by the exons ATGGTGTTTGTTAAAGAAGAGACTGAGGAGAACATAagtgaactagaaacctggagaataaaacaggaggaaccagaaccatGGAAAATCAAATGTGAGGAACCAGAACCAcagagaataaaacaggaggaaaaagaag AGTGGATTGAAGAAAATGAGGAAACTGAAGAACTGAGTAAAGTTGAGGGAAAAAATCATAGTAAAACTAGGGAAAAACCTCTGACTTGCTCTCGAACCAAACAGAAAGAATTAGTGAAAAGAAGAGCCAAAAAATATGTCACCTGCACTCGCTGTGGAAACACTTTCACAAGCAAAACAAGtcttgagcgtcacatgagacttcatactggagagaagccattcacttgtgatcaatgtgggaagagttttgcacAAATAGCAAACCTTAAGGTTCACATgtacatccacactggagagaaaccttatcagtgttcacactgtgagaAGAGATTCAGAAACTCAGaacatctgaaaacacatgagaggatccacactggagagaaaccgtacacatGTGACCAATGCGGGAGGAGTTTTGCAAATTCATCAACCCTTAAGaagcacatgaacatccacactagagagaatcTGTACCCATGCGATCAATGCAGCAAAACATTTTTCTGGAATTCAGGCCTGCAGAGACACCTAACAGTTCATACACAAGAGAAGAGACCTTTATGTTatgtgtgtggaaagagtttttctaGTCTACAAACTTTGCAAGGacatcagaaaatacacactggtgtgagagactacatgtgctttgagtgtaaGAAGACTTTTATTTCAGCAAGCCATTTAAAactgcatgagaggatccacactggagaaaaaccttacgtgtgttcacactgcgacaagagattcattcattcaggaaaactgaaaacacatgagaggacccacactggagagaaaccttatcagtgttcacactgcaacaagagatttggTCAGTCATCAACTCTGAAAACacacgagaggatccacactggagagaaaccgtatcactgcactgaatgtgggaagagtttcagttGTTCATCTTCTCTACACAGACATACGAAAAACAATCAcagtagatcatcttcagatccagtCCTTTTCAGCTGA
- the LOC141329641 gene encoding uncharacterized protein: MLFVKEETELEPWRIKQEPEILKIKQEEPEPRRIKQEEHGESTGENKEMLFHIKTEEKPLACSRTKMKKTTAHKYFTCTRCGKTFTSKTSLEHHARVHTGKKLFTCDQCGKSYANSSNLKYHMSIHTGEKRYQCSHCDKRFRQSSYLKEHERIHTGEKPYTCDQCGRSFAQNNGLVAHMKAHTNEKTFRCDQCGKSLKCKYTLELHMRIHTGEKLYTCDQCGKSFTSSSNLKNHMNIHTREKLYPCDQCGKTFCGLQA; this comes from the exons ATGCTGTTTGTTAAAGAAGAGACTGAACTAgaaccctggagaataaaacaagaaccAGAAatcttgaaaataaaacaagaggaaccagaaccacGGAGAATTAAACAGGAGGAACATGGAG agtCGACTGGAGAAAATAAGGAGATGTTATTTCATATTAAAACTGAAGAAAAACCTCTGGCTTGCTCTCGAACCAAAATGAAGAAAACAACAGCCCACAAATATTTCACTTGCACTCGCTGTGGAAAGACTTTCACAAGCAAAACAAGTCTTGAGCATCACGCAAGGGTTCATACTGGAAAGAAGCTattcacttgtgatcagtgcgggaagagttatGCAAACTCATCAAACCTTAAGTATCACATGAGCATCCACACTGGTGAGAAACGTtatcagtgttcacactgcgacaagagattcagacagtcatcatatctgaaagaacatgagaggatccacactggagagaaaccgtacacgtGTGATCAATGCGGGAGGAGTTTTGCACAAAATAATGGCCTTGTGGCACATATGAAAGCtcatacaaatgaaaaaacgttcagatgtgatcagtgcggaaagagtttgAAATGCAAATATACACTTGAGcttcacatgaggattcacactggagagaaactgtacacatgtgatcaatgcgggaagagtttcacaagTTCATCAAATCTTAAGaatcacatgaacatccacactagagagaagctgTACCCATGCGATCAATGCGGCAAAACATTTTGTGGGCTTCAGGCCTGA